A genomic segment from Tachypleus tridentatus isolate NWPU-2018 unplaced genomic scaffold, ASM421037v1 Hic_cluster_2, whole genome shotgun sequence encodes:
- the LOC143242982 gene encoding branched-chain-amino-acid aminotransferase, cytosolic-like, with the protein MAFFRQIISRRFYGIKDFKVLKLHSRSFSSPLDSFKFADLEIIRAKPSETSTKPDGNNLIFGRHFSDHMLEVEWTTAEGWGVPRICPIHNLSLHPGAKVLHYAQVLFEGMKAFRGEDNKIRLFRPDLNMKRMRTSAGRCCFPVSTNALNYLSTCTIGSHAHEREREKG; encoded by the exons ATGGCGTTCTTTCGACAAATTATTTCAAGAAGATTCTACGGAATCAAG GATTTCAAAGTGTTAAAGCTCCACAGCAGATCTTTTTCTTCCCCATTAGACTCTTTCAAG TTTGCAGACCTTGAAATTATTAGGGCCAAACCTTCAGAAACAAGTACAAAGCCTGATGGTAATAATCTAATCTTTGGAAGGCATTTTAGTGACCACATGCTAGAGGTAGAATGGACAACTGCAGAAGGTTGGGGAGTTCCTCGAATCTGTCCCATTCATAACCTGTCTCTACATCCTGGTGCAAAGGTCTTGCACTATGCTCAAGTG CTTTTTGAAGGTATGAAAGCTTTCAGGGGTGAGGACAACAAGATAAGATTATTCAGACCAGATCTCAACATGAAAAGAATGAGAACCTCAGCAGGGAGATGCTGTTTTCCAGTAAGTACCAATGCACTGAATTATTTATCCACTTGTACTATAGGGTCACATGcacatgagagagagagagagaaagggtAA
- the LOC143242871 gene encoding uncharacterized protein LOC143242871, with product MMTVKTLELTHFRSIPSIPRGAHTDLYSVSRGVQVFPSGLKTVATQTENLPTIDFACGTESSPAAKKSSVSQVTDADDTDNVHMSDNEGADPD from the exons ATGATGACTGTCAAGACTCTAGAGCTGACTCATTTCAGA TCTATCCCAAGTATTCCAAGAGGGGCACATACTGACTTGTATTCGGTTTCCAGAGGTGTACAGGTATTCCCATCTGGCTTGAAGACTGTAGCTACCCAGACAGAAAATCTTCCAACAATAGATTTTGCTTGTGGTACTG AATCATCACCTGCTGCTAAGAAGTCCTCTGTATCACAAGTAACAGATGCTGATGATACTGATAATGTTCATATGAGTGATAATGAAGGTGCTGATCCtgactag